In Leptospira montravelensis, the DNA window TTTACACTTTCCTTTTCCCATCTCAGAAAAATTGGATTTAATCTTTTGTCGAAACGTTGTTATCTATTTTGATAAACCAACGCAAAAAACATTGTTTCAAAATTTCGAAGCCAGTTTGAAACCAAAAGGGTATTTAATCCTCGGGCACTCAGAAACAATGTTTGGAATTTCGGATAGTTTTAAATTCTTAGGACACACGATTTACCAAAAGAAAGACTAAAAATTTTAGTCTTCTTTGGCCCAAAGTTGTTTGAGGTCATCCCACATTTGATAAGGTTCATAGATGACAATCCTTGTATTGGAAAGTACATCTAAAAATCCAGCTTCATTGGGAAATCTAGGCACAATGTGTTCATGGATGTGGGGGATAGATCCTCCACTATTTTTTCCAAGATTATAACCGATATTGAATCCTTGGACTTTCCACTGTTTCTCTAAGATCCTCATTGTTTTTTGTGTGAGTTTATGGATATCCAGAGCCTCTTCTTCGGTTAGCTCCAAGTAATGAATGATATGTCGTTTGGGAAAGATAATGATATGGCCAGGATTGTATGGGAAGAGATTGACTGAAACTATGGAGAGTTCTGTCTCTGCAATGGTCAAATTTGGTACAATTTCGTTTTTGTCCCGAACCCCGCAGAGAATGCAGTCTACATTGGGTCTATCCCCTTTGGCATAACCCAATTTTCCTATGCTGAACAGGTTTTTTCTAAGAGAATGTTCTTCATAGGAACTCATTTGTACTTTCAATCTCCCCAAAGGATTAAAGGATTGCAAGGATTTTGACAAGTATACAGTAAGAAAGTAACAGTGTCAGAATCTCCCCATATCCCAGTACTTCCTAGAGAAGTGATCGAATTACTCCAAAAAACGGAAAACACCGAACCCCTATGGTTTCTAGATGGAACTGCCGGAGAAGGTGGACACTCCAAACTCATTTTACAAACCTTTCCCAAGGCAAACCTCATCCTGATCGATCGTGACTCCGTTATGTTAGAGCGGGCAAAAAACGAAATCATTTCTGTCATCGGATCTCTGGACCGAGTACACCCTTTTCAAATGAATTTTTCTGAAGTGGATCAGGAACTATTGGATTCGGTTGGCTGCCCTGGACTTGATGGTGCCCTTGTTGATTTAGGAGTTTCTTTATTTCACTTCCTCCATTCGGGCAGAGGATTTACTTTTAAAAATGATGAACCATTGGATATGAGGTTAGAACCACAAGTCGGAAGAAAAACTGCTGCCGACGTGATTAATTATAGCACAGTTCTTCATTTAAAAAAAGTGTTTTGGGAATACGGAGAGGAACGTTGGGCCCTAAAAGTTGCAAATAACATAGTCCAGGCGAGGCATAAAAAAAAATTCGAAACTAATACCGATTTAGTAAAACTGGTTGAGGCATCCATTCCCAGAAAGTTTTGGCCCAAAGAATCACATCCTGCGACGAGAATTTTCCAAGCCTTACGAATTGAGGTGAATGAAGAACTATTACATGCAGAAAAAGGAATTCGAGCGCTTGCTGATTTGTTAAAAGTCGGAGGGGTACTTTCGTGTATTTCTTTTCATTCCCTAGAAGATAGAATTGTAAAATGGACTTTTCGAGACCTAAAGGCAACCGACCATTTTGAAATCCTAACCAAAAAACCTATCTTACCAACAGATTCAGAAATACGAGAAAACAGAGCCTCTCGGTCGGCAAAATTAAGAGGGATCCAAAAGATAAATCCGATATTAAATAAGAGATGGGAAAGGTGAAAGAAAAATTCAAAAACATACCAGAACTGGTAATCGGTTTTTTCTCACCGTTAAAACCTTTGTTGGTTCTATTTCCTTTTTTTATCTTTTTTTATTCAATGGTTTGGCAAGGGCTCACAAAAGCTAGACTCACAAGACAGATTCATGAAAGAACTTCCACCAAAGAAGAACTCAAACGTAAAAACGATGAACTAAAAATCGGAATCGTTACTTATACCTCCGCAGAAAGAATAGAAACTCTCTACCGTAGGACTTACCAATTTTTACCCATAAGTTTGGGCAATCGTACAGTTACTATAGAACTCCCTCCTATCCCAGAAAAGGGTACGAAAGAAAAAGAATGAAACTATCAGAAATTTTAAAACGAATTCCCGATGTAAAACTCATCAGTGGGGAAGGTTCCTTGGAAGTTGATTATATTTGGGGAGATAGTCGCAAACTAAAACCCAATGATCTTTTTGTTCTTCCAGAAGAGACAAATGAAAAACAAGAACTATTTCTGAAGATGGCAATAAAACATGGATCCAAGGTTGTCCTTGTTTCTAAACGTCATTTAAAATTAAAAGGTTTGGAATTATTTTCTGCCATTCTGGAATCAGAAGATTCGGTAGGAGAAGCACACGGTAAAATCGCTTGTTTACTTGCAGGAAATCCTGCCAAAAAAATGAAACTTGTGGCAATCACAGGTACCAACGGAAAAACTTCGTTAACTTTTATTCTTTTCCACCTAGCAAGAAAAGTGGGAAAAAAAGCTGCTCTTATTGGAACAGTACAAATTCAAATCATGGACCGGGTATTGGAATCAGGATACACAACACCTGATGCTTCTTCTCTCAACTTATTACTCAAACAAATGTTAGAAGAAGGAATTGAATATGTATTTATGGAAATGAGTAGCCACGGTTTAAAACTGGGTAGAGTGGCTGGCCTTGAGATCACTTGTGCGGGATTTACGAACCTGACACAAGACCATTTAGATTTTCATCCAAATATGGAAGATTACTTTGAAAGTAAATTTAAAATCTTTCAACTCCTAGAACAATCCTCTGTTAAAAATAAATTTGGGCTTGTTGCCGGTGATGTTTCCTACGGGGATAAAATGGTAAAACGCATTGCCGAGGCAAACTTAAAATCGCCCATTTATATTTTGGGAAAATCAGGCGAGTTTAATTATACAAATACTAAACTTTCCCTATTAGGAAGCGAATATCGGTTCCATAAAAAAGCAAAGAACCTTCCTTTTATTGAAGTGCGGAGTATCAAAACAAATTTACTCGGCAATTTTAATGTTTTTAATACCTCTTTTGCGTTATCCATTGCTTATGAATTGGGTTTTCCTTGGGAAGAAGTGATTTCTTGTTTGGAAACAATCCCGACAGTACCTGGTCGCTTTCATGTGGTATCTTTTCCCGATAGGACTAGGATTGCCGTTGTGGACTATGCTCATACACCCGATGCTTTGGAAAATATCTTAAAGAGTTGCGTGGAAATTGCTCCCAAACAAATCATTTGTTTATTTGGTTGTGGGGGAGACAGAGACCGTACGAAACGTCCACAAATGGCAAGGATTGCCGAAACCTTTGCCGATTTTGTCATTCTAACCTCAGACAATCCAAGGACAGAAGAACCTGAATCCATTTTAAATGAAATTGAATCTGGATTTTCTCGTGGCTTTCAAAGGTATGAAAAAATCACAGATAGAAGGAAGGCCATCCAAAGAGCGGTAGGATTACTGGAACGAGATGGAATTTTGGTAGTTGCTGGCAAAGGCCATGAAACTTACCAAATCATAGGAAAAGAAAAAACAAAATTTGTGGATTTTGAAGAGATAGAGAATTCTTTTCAAAATTTAGGACTGAGTCGATAGGGGAAATAGAATGTTCCAGTGGATTTATGAATCGTTTGGAAACGATTATGGTTTCCTAAGAGTTTTTAGTTATGTGACTCTCCGCGCAATGATGGCGGGGCTTACTTCTATGTTCATCACCTTCCTTTTTGGAAAGGCTTTGATATCGTTTCTTCTATCTTTGAAGTTTCGCGAATCTGTTCGTAACGATGGGCCACAGTCCCATGCAGCGAAATCAGGAACACCAACGATGGGGGGACTTATCATGATACTTTCCCTAACCGTCTCCACTCTGTTATGGGGGAACTTATCCAATTTAAATGTTTTATTACTATTAGTTTCTGCCATTTTATTTGCGGGTCTCGGGTTTACAGATGATTATATGAAATCTGTGAAAAAAATCAAAGGAGGGATGAGGGCAAGGACTAAATTTGTTGTAACCATCTTCTTTGCTGTTTCGATCACCACACTCTATTTTTATTTTACTGGAAAAGCAAATACAGTTCCAACCAAAGGAACAATATTTACAATTACTGATTTGTTCCTTCCCTTTGTAAAAGGTCCTGTCTGGAATTTGGGATTTTTTGCAGTTCCATTTGCGATTATCGTATTAATCGGAAGTTCTCATGCGGTGAACTTAACCGATGGTCTGGATGGACTGGCATCAGGAACTGTTGTGATTGCCACCGCTACCTTTGCACTCATTTCCTATGTTTCAGGAACACCATCTGCGGCAAACTATTTGCACATTCCCTATTTACCTGGTTCCCATGAATATGCCGTATTTCTTGCGGGACTTTCGGGAGCCTTACTTGGATTTTTATGGTTCAATTGCCATCCAGCACAAGTGTTTATGGGAGATACAGGCTCTTTGTTTTTAGGATCTACTCTTGGTCTTGTTGCCATTATGTTAAAAAAAGAGATTTTACTTGTGATTCTAGGTGGTATCTTTGTGGCAGAAGCTGTAAGTGTCATTTTACAAGTAGGTTCCTTTAAATTAACGGGAAAACGTATTTTTAAAATGGCACCACTTCACCATCATTTTGAATTGTCAGGTTGGTCAGAAGAAAAAGTAGTGATTCGTTTTTGGATTATTGGAATTATACTTGCGATCATCACCTTATCCACACTAAAAATCCAATAGTCGACTCGATCCAAATAGACTTATGGAATTGATCCGAAATGTAAAAAACCTATTTCAATTTGGCAGTTCCCGATTTGACGGACCTGTTTTGTATGGAGTTTTTTTATTATTTGGAATGGGCATTGTCATTGTGTACAGTGCCTCTGTTATTCCCGCCGAACGTGAGTTTTCTGATCCAAATTACTATTTAAACAAACAATTGTTATGGGGATTTGTTGGAATTATTTGTTTTTTGGTGTTTAGCCAAATACCTTATCAATTTTTAGTAAGATGGTCTTTTCTATTTTCAGTCATTAGTTTGTTATTACTCATTTCAGTATTTATTCCTGGTCTCGGAAAGTCAGTAGGTACTAGTTATGGTAGGAGTTTTAACCGTTGGATTCAGATAGGTGGATTTCAAATTCAACCTTCCGAATTTTCAAAAATCAGTATTTTACTTTTTTCTTCCTATTTTTTTTATAATTTTGATTTTAAAAAAGTAAAATGGGACAGAAAAAAAGTTGTATCGATTGGACTTATTTTTGCTACCTTAGTCCTTATTGTCATTGAACCTGCGTTTGGTACGACAATTGAACTACTTCTCGTTCTATTTTTCTTTGTATTACTTGCTGGATTTCCGATGAAGAGGTTGTTTATATTAGGTGCCTCTGTATTGCCTCTCCTCATCGTACTTGTGACTCAAGTGGGTTACAGGAAAAAACGTTTGGAGATATGGTTAGATCCATATAAATTTCGGTTTGATGAAGGCCACCAATTAGTCACTAGTTTTCGAGCTTTTTTTGATGGCGGTAGTTTTGGACGACCAGTGGGTTCAGGTTATGCTCACCGTTATTTAGCTTATAGCCATACGGATTTTGTGATGGCTTCTTATGTAGAAGACTTTGGTTTTTTAGGTTTTTTAATATTTCTTTTGGTGGTTCTATTTCTTTTTGTAAGAGTTTATTTTCTTCTCCAACGTTTAAAAGACAAACTTGGATTTTTTTTAGGAGCAGGAATCTTAATTCTTTTTGGTTTCCAAACAATTTTGAATTTATTTGTTGTAACAGGAATCGTACCCGTAACAGGAATTTCCTTACCGTTTTTAAGTTATGGAGGCTCCTCTCTCATTACAATTTTTATCCTATTCGGAATTCTTGCCAACATCACGAGTAAAGAGAATTTGGTATTATGAATGGATCTGTTTTAATTGCAGCTGGTGGAACTGGCGGACATATTTCTCCCGGAGTGGCACTTGCCGAAGTTTTGGCAGAAAAAAAATCATCTTTCGGATTTGATGAGGTGTATTTGCATTCTTTGATTCGAAACAATGACAATCCTGATCTTTTAAATCCACCTTGTCCCGTAATTTGGCATAATATACCGCAGTTAGGTGGATTTCGCACATTTATATATCCTATTTTATTTATAATTCCGTTTATTAAGTCCATACTCCTTTTTCAAAAATTAAATGTAAAAGCAGTCATTGGAATGGGAGGCTATTCTAGTCTTCCATCCATTTTGTATGCAGTCCTATTTCGAAAAAAATTATACTTATGTGAACAAAACTGTGTTCCTGGAAAAATCACTCGCATCTTTTCAAGGTTTGCTGAAAAAATTGCTCTTAGTTTCCCTTTAGCTGATGGTTATTCCATTTCAGGAAAAACGATAGGCAATCCAATTCGTAGACGAGTCATTCCAGAACAATTAAACATAAGACAAAATGAAAACTTACATGAAGGAAAAAAGAATACAGTAAACGTTCTTGTTCTTGGAGGATCTCAAGGCGCAAGGCAACTCAATCAAATGATACTGAAAGCAATGGAGAATCCAGATATAGCTAACAAGTATAAGTTTCGATTGTTAACAGGAACTTCCCTGTATGAAGAAACAAAACGTAAGTCAGTAGGAAATGCAGAAATTATATCATACGCAAACGATATGAAACCCAATTATGAATGGGCAAACATCGTAGTGGCTAGATCTGGTGC includes these proteins:
- a CDS encoding HIT family protein; its protein translation is MSSYEEHSLRKNLFSIGKLGYAKGDRPNVDCILCGVRDKNEIVPNLTIAETELSIVSVNLFPYNPGHIIIFPKRHIIHYLELTEEEALDIHKLTQKTMRILEKQWKVQGFNIGYNLGKNSGGSIPHIHEHIVPRFPNEAGFLDVLSNTRIVIYEPYQMWDDLKQLWAKED
- the rsmH gene encoding 16S rRNA (cytosine(1402)-N(4))-methyltransferase RsmH produces the protein MSESPHIPVLPREVIELLQKTENTEPLWFLDGTAGEGGHSKLILQTFPKANLILIDRDSVMLERAKNEIISVIGSLDRVHPFQMNFSEVDQELLDSVGCPGLDGALVDLGVSLFHFLHSGRGFTFKNDEPLDMRLEPQVGRKTAADVINYSTVLHLKKVFWEYGEERWALKVANNIVQARHKKKFETNTDLVKLVEASIPRKFWPKESHPATRIFQALRIEVNEELLHAEKGIRALADLLKVGGVLSCISFHSLEDRIVKWTFRDLKATDHFEILTKKPILPTDSEIRENRASRSAKLRGIQKINPILNKRWER
- a CDS encoding UDP-N-acetylmuramoyl-L-alanyl-D-glutamate--2,6-diaminopimelate ligase, whose protein sequence is MKLSEILKRIPDVKLISGEGSLEVDYIWGDSRKLKPNDLFVLPEETNEKQELFLKMAIKHGSKVVLVSKRHLKLKGLELFSAILESEDSVGEAHGKIACLLAGNPAKKMKLVAITGTNGKTSLTFILFHLARKVGKKAALIGTVQIQIMDRVLESGYTTPDASSLNLLLKQMLEEGIEYVFMEMSSHGLKLGRVAGLEITCAGFTNLTQDHLDFHPNMEDYFESKFKIFQLLEQSSVKNKFGLVAGDVSYGDKMVKRIAEANLKSPIYILGKSGEFNYTNTKLSLLGSEYRFHKKAKNLPFIEVRSIKTNLLGNFNVFNTSFALSIAYELGFPWEEVISCLETIPTVPGRFHVVSFPDRTRIAVVDYAHTPDALENILKSCVEIAPKQIICLFGCGGDRDRTKRPQMARIAETFADFVILTSDNPRTEEPESILNEIESGFSRGFQRYEKITDRRKAIQRAVGLLERDGILVVAGKGHETYQIIGKEKTKFVDFEEIENSFQNLGLSR
- the mraY gene encoding phospho-N-acetylmuramoyl-pentapeptide-transferase, giving the protein MFQWIYESFGNDYGFLRVFSYVTLRAMMAGLTSMFITFLFGKALISFLLSLKFRESVRNDGPQSHAAKSGTPTMGGLIMILSLTVSTLLWGNLSNLNVLLLLVSAILFAGLGFTDDYMKSVKKIKGGMRARTKFVVTIFFAVSITTLYFYFTGKANTVPTKGTIFTITDLFLPFVKGPVWNLGFFAVPFAIIVLIGSSHAVNLTDGLDGLASGTVVIATATFALISYVSGTPSAANYLHIPYLPGSHEYAVFLAGLSGALLGFLWFNCHPAQVFMGDTGSLFLGSTLGLVAIMLKKEILLVILGGIFVAEAVSVILQVGSFKLTGKRIFKMAPLHHHFELSGWSEEKVVIRFWIIGIILAIITLSTLKIQ
- a CDS encoding FtsW/RodA/SpoVE family cell cycle protein → MELIRNVKNLFQFGSSRFDGPVLYGVFLLFGMGIVIVYSASVIPAEREFSDPNYYLNKQLLWGFVGIICFLVFSQIPYQFLVRWSFLFSVISLLLLISVFIPGLGKSVGTSYGRSFNRWIQIGGFQIQPSEFSKISILLFSSYFFYNFDFKKVKWDRKKVVSIGLIFATLVLIVIEPAFGTTIELLLVLFFFVLLAGFPMKRLFILGASVLPLLIVLVTQVGYRKKRLEIWLDPYKFRFDEGHQLVTSFRAFFDGGSFGRPVGSGYAHRYLAYSHTDFVMASYVEDFGFLGFLIFLLVVLFLFVRVYFLLQRLKDKLGFFLGAGILILFGFQTILNLFVVTGIVPVTGISLPFLSYGGSSLITIFILFGILANITSKENLVL
- a CDS encoding UDP-N-acetylglucosamine--N-acetylmuramyl-(pentapeptide) pyrophosphoryl-undecaprenol N-acetylglucosamine transferase, with the translated sequence MNGSVLIAAGGTGGHISPGVALAEVLAEKKSSFGFDEVYLHSLIRNNDNPDLLNPPCPVIWHNIPQLGGFRTFIYPILFIIPFIKSILLFQKLNVKAVIGMGGYSSLPSILYAVLFRKKLYLCEQNCVPGKITRIFSRFAEKIALSFPLADGYSISGKTIGNPIRRRVIPEQLNIRQNENLHEGKKNTVNVLVLGGSQGARQLNQMILKAMENPDIANKYKFRLLTGTSLYEETKRKSVGNAEIISYANDMKPNYEWANIVVARSGAGVLAECLVYGLPMILIPYPYAADNHQKENANFVESQGAAETIHSTSEDPTKLVQILLRWKDHSEILKEIGHKSLSLSNVNAAYQTASYFFH